The following proteins come from a genomic window of Rissa tridactyla isolate bRisTri1 chromosome 11, bRisTri1.patW.cur.20221130, whole genome shotgun sequence:
- the HRH2 gene encoding histamine H2 receptor, which translates to MDLCYNHTSSQKTMDFPLKLLVGFCLAILIVITLCGNIIVCLAVTLDRRLRSLTNCIIVSLAITDLLLGLLVLPFSALYELTREWPFGSTLCNIYTSLDVMLCTASILNLFMISLDRYFAVTTPLRYSQVVTRSRVTVGLVVIWTVSLMVSFLPIHLGWNTNGTAVQNTVPSCNKECTLEVNPVYGLVDALLTFYIPLVIMCITYYQILKIAREQAKRINHAWCCSSNTPMPPMVKEHKATVTLAVVLGAFVVCWFPYFTVFTYRGMWGDNTVKGTPIMSIVLWLGYANSALNPILYGTLNRDFRVAYQHLLHCWRTGDHKSSCLPPLQKAQPRGRNCRQGQGRQEAKPLKLEMRNGKGILLTDGALKSAGAFP; encoded by the exons ATGGACCTGTGTTACAACCATACAAGCTCCCAAAAAACGATGGACTTTCCCCTGAAGCTGCTGGTCGGGTTCTGCCTTGCCATCCTCATTGTGATCACTCTCTGCGGTAACATCATCGTCTGCCTGGCCGTCACCCTTGACCGCCGGCTCCGTAGCCTGACAAACTGCATCATTGTCTCCTTGGCCATCACCGACCTGCTGCTGGGCCTCCTGGTGCTACCATTCTCCGCCCTCTATGAACTCACCAGAGAGTGGCCATTCGGCAGCACTTTGTGCAACATCTACACCAGCCTGGACGTCATGCTGTGCACGGCTTCCATCCTCAACCTCTTCATGATCAGCCTGGACCGCTACTTTGCTGTCACTACCCCACTTCGCTACAGCCAGGTGGTCACTCGCTCTCGGGTGACTGTGGGTTTGGTTGTTATTTGGACTGTTTCACTGATGGTCTCCTTCCTACCCATCCACCTGGGCTGGAACACCAACGGCACAGCAGTCCAAAACACAGTCCCCAGCTGCAACAAGGAGTGTACGCTGGAGGTGAACCCTGTCTACGGGCTGGTGGACGCCTTGCTCACCTTCTACATCCCTTTGGTCATCATGTGCATCACCTACTACCAGATACTGAAGATCGCGAGGGAGCAAGCCAAGAGGATAAACCATgcctggtgctgcagcagcaacACCCCCATGCCGCCCATGGTGAAAGAGCACAAAGCCACCGTGACGCTGGCGGTGGTGTTGGGAGCGTTCGTTGTGTGCTGGTTCCCCTATTTCACAGTCTTCACGTACcgggggatgtggggggacaacacagtgaaaggcacACCCATCATGTCCATCGTCCTCTGGCTGGGCTACGCTAACTCAGCCCTGAACCCTATCCTCTATGGGACGCTCAACAGGGATTTCCGAGTGGCATACCAGCACTTGCTGCACTGCTGGAGGACTGGGGACCACaagagctcctgcctgcctcccctcCAGAAGGCCCAGCCCAGGGGCAGGAactgcaggcagggccagggcaggcaggaggctaAACCCCTGAAACTGGAGATGAGGAACGGGAAAGGGATCTTGCTGACCGATGGAGCCCTCAAGAG CGCCGGAGCTTTCCCGTGA